The Martelella sp. AD-3 genome includes a region encoding these proteins:
- a CDS encoding glycoside hydrolase family 38 C-terminal domain-containing protein, with protein MEDILANYSKIFHLVELLSERIFTPTDTTVDLLYRQAPPAARARMLEGPHDDWSPVTPDTVWGEPQSYFWFAGSVLVPDALEGKRVCLGIEAMFGRVMGRSDPQCLVRVNGEIVQGADYNHREILLTARARGGERFDIMIEAGTIEDRRQLGFAGRLLVHDLEAEALYYDLRAPLDVAKHLDINDHRRDFILKTVYQAINAVDFRPGNLARFAESLKAASAIAERIYKAGDTEIAPHITVTGHTHIDVAWLWRIRETRQKMARSMATALSLMRDYPEYRFMYNQGLLLDYLEQDYPALFAGIREQHREGRFEIEGALWLEPDANITSGESLVRHVLRGVRYHVEKFGVRPRILWLPDTFGYSAAIPQIMKLAGLTVFVTHKLSWNDTNRMPGEVFFWQGIDGTRAPTYFLTTQPADSTSIGTTYCPDLKASHVMGAWRRYAQKETNDELFLVYGFGDGGGGPTREMLEHIRRMERGIPGCPRVSQGFMGPVLERIVGRMHESPKEYPVWVGELYLEFHRGTFTSVAKVKRNNRRAEAMLRELEALASLAWFSAGIDYPEAELAALWDIALLNQFHDILPGSSIGLVFDDSDEDYATFFARAEALRRRLASCVAGEGETLLVNAFGRPRGGLVRLASEAPLRLGDRSSQVLVSADGTLSQAVPVDAIPGLGAVRLTLAASPEPAAGDGGLAVTPNRLENAFLRAEFDAGGRLVSLVDKKSGRECLTGVANRLQAYRDFPEQFDAWDIDRTFEDQVFEIDGLVKADVVETGPYRAALRFEWRYEASRIVEVVSLEAESRALEFDSFIDWREHNTMVKAAFPLAVRTADCDAEIQFGHVTRPTHANTSWDQARFESPMHRWVSLCEDGFGVALLNDCKYGYDARDTTIRLTLLRSPTYPWPEADQGEHRFRYAIMPHDGLGSVSLAAEAFNHPLMPVAGSGDGSTAKLTPPFSVDNDAIAVESVKRAEDGRGLVVRLWERRGARQNARLTLDTAVKKAREVDLLEEPVVDLCPEAGILALGFAPFEIKTLKLERE; from the coding sequence ATGGAGGACATTCTGGCCAACTATTCGAAGATCTTTCATCTCGTGGAACTGCTTTCGGAGCGGATCTTCACGCCGACGGATACCACCGTCGATCTCCTCTACCGCCAGGCGCCGCCTGCGGCGCGGGCGCGCATGCTGGAAGGGCCGCATGATGACTGGTCGCCGGTGACGCCGGACACCGTCTGGGGCGAGCCGCAGAGCTATTTCTGGTTTGCTGGCAGCGTGCTTGTACCCGATGCCCTTGAGGGCAAGCGGGTCTGCCTCGGCATCGAGGCGATGTTCGGGCGGGTGATGGGGCGCTCCGATCCGCAATGTCTCGTGCGCGTCAATGGCGAGATCGTCCAGGGCGCGGACTATAACCACCGCGAGATTCTTCTGACTGCCAGGGCGCGCGGCGGCGAGCGTTTCGACATCATGATCGAGGCCGGCACGATCGAGGACCGACGCCAGCTTGGTTTTGCCGGCCGGCTCCTTGTCCACGACCTTGAGGCCGAAGCGCTCTATTACGACCTGCGCGCGCCGCTCGATGTCGCCAAACATCTCGACATCAACGACCATCGCCGGGATTTTATCCTGAAAACCGTCTACCAAGCGATCAACGCGGTGGATTTCAGGCCCGGAAATCTCGCGCGCTTTGCCGAAAGCCTTAAGGCGGCAAGCGCGATCGCGGAGCGGATCTATAAGGCCGGCGATACCGAAATCGCCCCGCACATCACCGTCACCGGTCACACCCATATCGATGTCGCCTGGCTCTGGCGCATTCGCGAAACGCGGCAGAAGATGGCGCGCTCGATGGCGACGGCGCTCTCTCTGATGCGGGACTATCCGGAATACCGGTTCATGTACAATCAGGGCCTGCTGCTCGATTATCTGGAACAGGACTATCCGGCGCTTTTCGCCGGGATCAGGGAGCAGCACCGCGAGGGCAGGTTCGAGATCGAGGGCGCTCTGTGGCTCGAGCCAGACGCCAATATCACCTCCGGCGAATCGCTGGTCCGGCATGTGCTGCGCGGGGTCCGTTACCACGTCGAGAAATTCGGCGTTCGGCCGCGTATCCTGTGGCTGCCGGATACGTTCGGCTACTCCGCCGCCATTCCGCAGATCATGAAGCTCGCCGGGCTGACGGTCTTCGTTACCCACAAATTGTCCTGGAACGATACCAACCGCATGCCGGGCGAGGTGTTTTTCTGGCAGGGGATCGACGGCACGCGCGCGCCGACCTATTTCCTGACCACCCAACCGGCCGACAGCACCTCCATCGGCACCACTTATTGTCCGGACCTGAAGGCGAGCCATGTGATGGGCGCCTGGCGGCGCTATGCCCAGAAGGAGACCAATGACGAATTGTTCCTCGTCTACGGCTTCGGCGACGGCGGCGGCGGGCCGACGCGGGAAATGCTGGAGCATATCCGCCGGATGGAGCGCGGTATCCCGGGCTGCCCGCGCGTGTCACAGGGCTTCATGGGGCCGGTGCTCGAACGGATCGTCGGGCGAATGCATGAAAGCCCGAAGGAATATCCGGTCTGGGTCGGGGAGCTTTATCTCGAATTCCATCGCGGGACCTTCACCTCCGTCGCCAAGGTGAAGCGCAACAACCGGCGGGCCGAGGCCATGCTCCGGGAGCTGGAAGCGCTTGCGAGCCTTGCGTGGTTCTCGGCTGGCATCGATTATCCCGAGGCCGAGCTTGCCGCGCTTTGGGACATCGCGCTGCTCAACCAGTTTCACGATATTCTTCCCGGATCCTCGATCGGGCTTGTGTTTGACGACAGCGATGAGGACTACGCGACCTTTTTCGCCCGTGCGGAGGCGTTGCGGCGGCGCCTTGCGTCCTGCGTCGCGGGCGAGGGCGAGACGCTCCTGGTCAACGCGTTTGGAAGGCCGAGAGGCGGTCTGGTCAGGCTCGCTTCCGAGGCCCCCCTCCGGCTTGGCGATCGCAGCTCGCAGGTCCTGGTGTCGGCGGATGGCACGCTTTCGCAGGCGGTTCCCGTCGATGCCATTCCGGGGCTTGGCGCGGTGCGCCTGACGCTGGCCGCGTCACCCGAACCGGCGGCGGGCGACGGCGGGCTCGCGGTCACGCCGAACCGGCTCGAGAACGCGTTCCTGCGCGCCGAATTCGACGCCGGCGGACGTCTCGTTTCGCTGGTCGACAAGAAGAGCGGGCGCGAGTGCCTGACAGGCGTTGCCAACCGGTTGCAGGCCTACCGGGACTTTCCGGAACAGTTCGATGCATGGGATATCGACCGCACCTTCGAGGATCAGGTCTTCGAGATCGACGGGCTGGTGAAGGCCGATGTCGTCGAGACCGGTCCGTATCGCGCGGCCCTGCGCTTCGAATGGCGCTACGAGGCCTCGCGCATCGTTGAGGTCGTTTCACTCGAGGCGGAGAGCCGGGCGCTGGAGTTCGACAGTTTCATCGACTGGCGCGAGCACAACACGATGGTGAAGGCCGCCTTTCCGCTGGCCGTTCGCACCGCGGATTGCGATGCCGAGATCCAGTTCGGTCATGTCACCCGGCCCACCCATGCCAACACGAGCTGGGATCAGGCGCGGTTCGAGAGCCCGATGCATCGCTGGGTCTCGCTTTGCGAAGATGGCTTCGGCGTTGCGCTGCTCAATGACTGCAAATATGGCTATGACGCCCGCGACACGACGATCCGGCTGACGCTGCTGCGGTCGCCGACCTATCCCTGGCCCGAGGCGGATCAGGGCGAGCACCGGTTCCGCTATGCCATCATGCCGCATGACGGGCTCGGCTCCGTTTCCCTCGCGGCCGAGGCCTTCAATCACCCTTTGATGCCGGTCGCAGGCAGCGGCGATGGTTCCACAGCAAAGCTGACGCCGCCCTTCTCCGTCGACAACGACGCGATCGCCGTCGAATCGGTCAAGCGCGCCGAGGATGGTCGCGGACTGGTGGTGCGGCTCTGGGAGCGGCGCGGCGCGCGCCAGAACGCACGGTTGACGCTTGATACAGCCGTCAAAAAGGCGAGGGAAGTCGACCTGCTGGAGGAACCCGTTGTCGACCTCTGCCCCGAAGCGGGTATTCTGGCGCTTGGTTTTGCTCCGTTCGAGATCAAGACTCTGAAGCTGGAGCGGGAATGA
- a CDS encoding LacI family DNA-binding transcriptional regulator, which translates to MAKGDKVGMREVSERAGVAISTVSHVMNGTAPISEEVRERVLDAARDLGYLARRSARASINAVNRALLAVPEDALPDSDVNLVSWTILNALTRDCEARGVRLVPHTLRRDDPVDRVGAEARAARADGIIVINDDRSALLDAIGRSGIPAVLINGEDPNMHIDSVTPGNRFAALKATRLILDKGHRRVVHLTWSGRKTVERRLDGFLDAFRDRGLPLSDALVIRAEGFEPRHGEAAVKAWLEAHPDRDGATALFCAADNLAFGAMRALKQAGLRVPEDLSVMGFDGVALGELHSPPLTTVSVPLEQFGRAALDLLEARAKSGQGPRAAHRVELGCDLVLRESISPPAAQPFQNIE; encoded by the coding sequence ATGGCCAAGGGCGACAAAGTCGGCATGCGCGAGGTCTCCGAGCGCGCCGGCGTGGCGATTTCGACCGTTTCGCATGTGATGAACGGCACGGCGCCGATTTCGGAGGAAGTGCGCGAGCGCGTGCTGGACGCCGCCCGGGACCTCGGTTATCTGGCGCGGCGCTCCGCCAGGGCTTCAATCAATGCGGTCAACAGGGCGCTTCTCGCCGTGCCGGAAGACGCCCTGCCGGACAGCGACGTCAATCTCGTGTCGTGGACGATCCTCAATGCCCTGACGCGCGACTGCGAGGCGCGCGGGGTGCGCCTGGTGCCGCACACGCTGCGCCGCGACGACCCTGTGGACCGCGTCGGCGCGGAGGCCCGCGCCGCCAGGGCGGACGGGATCATCGTCATCAATGATGATCGCAGCGCGCTTCTCGACGCGATCGGACGATCGGGGATTCCGGCCGTGCTGATCAACGGCGAAGACCCGAACATGCATATCGACAGCGTGACGCCGGGCAATCGCTTCGCCGCCCTGAAGGCGACGCGGCTCATCCTGGACAAAGGACATCGCAGGGTCGTCCATCTGACGTGGTCTGGCCGCAAGACGGTGGAGCGCCGGCTTGACGGGTTTCTCGACGCATTCCGCGATCGCGGCCTGCCGCTTTCCGACGCGCTCGTCATCAGGGCGGAGGGGTTCGAGCCGCGGCACGGCGAGGCGGCGGTGAAAGCCTGGCTTGAGGCCCATCCCGACCGCGACGGCGCGACCGCGCTGTTCTGCGCCGCCGACAATCTCGCTTTCGGCGCCATGCGCGCGCTGAAACAGGCCGGGCTCCGCGTGCCGGAAGATCTGTCCGTCATGGGGTTCGACGGCGTGGCGCTCGGCGAACTCCACAGCCCGCCGCTCACGACCGTCAGCGTGCCGCTCGAGCAGTTCGGGCGCGCGGCGCTCGATCTTCTGGAAGCGCGCGCGAAGAGCGGGCAGGGGCCGCGCGCCGCCCACCGCGTGGAACTCGGCTGCGATCTTGTTCTGCGCGAAAGCATATCGCCGCCGGCGGCTCAACCGTTTCAGAACATTGAATAA
- a CDS encoding ABC transporter substrate-binding protein, with protein MQKILRTGTLTLALLASVAIPQAANAFQESPMLKAMVEAGELPPVDERLPTNPTVVDAVEVGEYGGVWHRAYRGPGDRWGPTKLLEERVLKYVPDADGNITLVPAYIESYSVNEDSTEFTFTLLEGLKWSDGAPVTTEDVEFWYKDVFLNKALTPTIDPTFSPGGEPMKLEVKDDRTFTVSFAQPYVYFLNILAKDSTGEPSLDRPSFLFPKHYLSQYNDHYASAEDLSKAAEEFGVQRWSDLWGSKGPVTSWWQNPDLPVITAWKIETPAPGNVVTMVRNPYYWAVDQEGNQLPYIDRIEHRLFEAADSFNLMIVQGQIDMQMRYVNSSDFTFYKENEEKGGYHVGTWKSANVWSFVPNLNVQDEQLNKLFSDKDFRHALSVGIDRETINELGFAGLGEARSVSPISGSPYFNPEWETHWTEYDPDLANELLDKIGLSERDDDDFRLLPNGKRLQIVVEAYQDFAAPILEIAADYYRDIGIELLPRIIDRTQWDDNRDNNNFQIQYTPVDRLSVVSADPRNIMGNDSYAQQYYAWYETDGEAGIEPPQEAVIRQIWADWEKASVAGSMEEADAALNSMIGAFVDEGYVIGLVGEVSIPVIVKNDFMNVRNGLVEDDITRGVGLGQTQQFWIDQNKQ; from the coding sequence ATGCAAAAAATTTTACGAACCGGTACGCTTACGCTTGCCCTTCTGGCAAGCGTTGCCATTCCGCAGGCCGCCAATGCCTTTCAGGAATCGCCGATGCTGAAAGCCATGGTTGAGGCGGGCGAGCTTCCGCCGGTCGATGAGCGTCTGCCGACGAACCCGACCGTGGTCGATGCCGTCGAGGTTGGCGAATATGGCGGTGTCTGGCACCGCGCCTATCGCGGTCCCGGCGATCGCTGGGGGCCGACCAAGCTGCTGGAAGAGCGCGTCCTGAAATATGTGCCCGACGCGGACGGCAACATCACGCTGGTGCCCGCCTATATCGAGAGCTACTCGGTCAACGAAGATTCCACTGAATTCACCTTTACCCTGCTTGAGGGGCTGAAATGGTCCGACGGCGCGCCGGTGACCACCGAAGATGTCGAATTCTGGTACAAGGATGTCTTCCTCAACAAGGCGCTGACGCCGACGATCGATCCGACCTTCTCGCCGGGCGGCGAGCCGATGAAGCTCGAGGTCAAAGATGACCGCACCTTCACCGTCAGTTTCGCCCAGCCCTATGTCTACTTCCTCAATATCCTGGCGAAGGATTCGACCGGCGAGCCAAGCCTGGACCGCCCGTCCTTCCTGTTTCCGAAACACTATCTGAGCCAGTATAACGACCATTACGCCAGCGCTGAGGATCTCTCCAAGGCGGCAGAGGAATTCGGCGTCCAGCGCTGGAGCGATCTCTGGGGCTCGAAGGGACCGGTCACCTCATGGTGGCAGAATCCGGACCTGCCGGTCATCACCGCCTGGAAGATCGAGACGCCCGCGCCGGGCAATGTCGTCACCATGGTGCGCAACCCCTATTACTGGGCCGTCGACCAGGAGGGCAACCAGCTTCCCTATATCGACCGCATTGAGCATCGCCTTTTCGAGGCGGCGGACTCGTTCAATCTGATGATCGTTCAGGGCCAGATCGACATGCAGATGCGCTACGTCAATTCGAGCGACTTCACCTTCTACAAGGAGAACGAGGAGAAGGGTGGTTACCATGTCGGCACATGGAAATCGGCCAATGTCTGGTCGTTCGTGCCGAACCTCAATGTACAGGACGAACAGCTGAACAAGCTTTTCTCCGACAAGGACTTCCGCCACGCGCTCTCCGTCGGGATCGATCGCGAAACGATCAACGAACTCGGCTTTGCCGGTCTCGGCGAGGCCCGCTCGGTATCCCCGATCTCCGGCTCGCCCTATTTCAATCCCGAATGGGAAACGCACTGGACGGAATATGACCCCGACCTTGCCAACGAGCTTCTGGACAAGATCGGCCTGAGCGAGCGCGACGACGACGATTTCCGCCTGCTTCCGAACGGCAAGCGGCTGCAGATCGTGGTCGAGGCCTATCAGGATTTTGCGGCGCCGATACTGGAGATCGCCGCCGACTATTATCGCGATATCGGCATCGAGCTGTTGCCGCGCATCATCGACCGCACCCAGTGGGACGACAACCGCGACAATAACAACTTCCAGATCCAGTACACGCCCGTCGACCGCCTCTCGGTCGTCTCCGCCGACCCGCGCAACATCATGGGCAATGACAGCTACGCCCAGCAATATTACGCCTGGTACGAGACCGACGGCGAAGCCGGTATCGAGCCGCCGCAGGAGGCCGTGATCCGGCAGATCTGGGCGGATTGGGAGAAGGCCTCCGTCGCCGGATCCATGGAAGAAGCCGATGCCGCGCTCAACAGCATGATCGGCGCCTTCGTCGACGAAGGCTATGTCATCGGTCTGGTCGGCGAGGTTTCCATCCCGGTCATCGTGAAGAACGACTTCATGAATGTCCGCAACGGGCTTGTCGAAGACGACATCACGCGCGGCGTGGGCCTCGGTCAGACCCAGCAGTTCTGGATCGACCAGAACAAGCAGTAA